A single window of Oerskovia paurometabola DNA harbors:
- a CDS encoding phosphoribosylaminoimidazolesuccinocarboxamide synthase — MTDSRDALDTAHLDLPGWRHVYSGKVRDLYEPDLAQLGGAHPLGDVVLVVASDRVSAFDHVLSPGIPDKGVVLTQLSLWWFDKLADLVPNHVVSTEASAMPGDGLVPDAVAGRAMVCRRLEMFPVECVARGYLTGSGLVEYRVDRTVCGVPLPEGLVDGSRLPEAIFTPAAKAEVGEHDENVSFDVVAETIGIDAATRLRDLTLAVYSRAEEIARARGVILADTKFEFGIDPVSGATVLGDEVLTPDSSRFWPADQWQPGRSQPSFDKQYVRDWLASEASGWDRASDAPPPSLPAHVVERTRDRYLEAYERITGESLF; from the coding sequence GTGACTGACTCGCGCGACGCCCTCGACACGGCCCACCTCGATCTCCCGGGGTGGCGGCACGTCTACTCGGGCAAGGTGCGCGACCTCTACGAGCCGGACCTCGCGCAGCTCGGTGGCGCGCACCCGCTCGGTGACGTGGTCCTCGTGGTCGCGAGCGACCGTGTCAGCGCGTTCGACCACGTGCTGTCCCCGGGCATCCCGGACAAGGGCGTCGTCCTGACCCAGCTCAGCCTGTGGTGGTTCGACAAGCTCGCGGACCTGGTCCCGAACCACGTCGTCAGCACCGAGGCCAGCGCCATGCCGGGCGACGGCCTGGTGCCCGACGCCGTCGCGGGGCGTGCCATGGTCTGCCGCCGGCTCGAGATGTTCCCGGTCGAGTGCGTCGCCCGCGGGTACCTCACGGGCTCCGGCCTCGTCGAGTACCGCGTGGACCGTACGGTGTGCGGAGTTCCGCTGCCCGAGGGTCTCGTCGACGGGTCGCGCCTGCCTGAGGCGATCTTCACGCCCGCGGCCAAGGCCGAGGTGGGGGAGCACGACGAGAACGTGTCGTTCGATGTCGTCGCGGAGACGATCGGGATCGACGCCGCGACCCGCCTGCGCGACCTGACGCTCGCCGTCTACTCGCGCGCCGAGGAGATCGCGCGCGCGCGCGGCGTGATCCTCGCCGACACCAAGTTCGAGTTCGGGATCGACCCCGTCTCGGGCGCGACCGTCCTGGGGGACGAGGTGCTGACTCCCGACTCCTCGCGCTTCTGGCCCGCGGACCAGTGGCAGCCGGGGCGCTCGCAGCCCAGCTTCGACAAGCAGTACGTCCGTGACTGGCTCGCCTCCGAGGCCTCGGGCTGGGACCGTGCGTCCGACGCGCCGCCGCCCTCGCTGCCCGCCCACGTCGTCGAGCGCACGCGCGACCGCTACCTCGAGGCCTACGAGCGGATCACGGGCGAGTCCCTGTTCTGA
- a CDS encoding DUF1345 domain-containing protein, which produces MIPSRPDLPSTPVPRDRLGAGPAVRLAVGLLVGAGVGFWFGSQGYPRFAFLAGWSVAALLFIAWTWLVIAPMDARVTASHATREEPSRRVTHLFILAASVVSLVGVALLLLASPDDKRAQALTAVFAVGSIAISWAAVHTLFGLAYARQYYTGTDGGIDFNQAEPPRYLDFMYVAFTVGMSFAISDTNVTSGEIRRTTLGHALLSYLFGTVIIGAVVNLVAGL; this is translated from the coding sequence GTGATCCCCTCCCGCCCGGACCTGCCCTCGACCCCCGTCCCGCGCGACCGCCTCGGGGCCGGCCCTGCGGTGCGTCTCGCGGTCGGGCTGCTCGTCGGGGCGGGCGTCGGGTTCTGGTTCGGCTCGCAGGGATACCCGCGCTTCGCATTCCTCGCGGGGTGGAGCGTCGCGGCCCTGCTGTTCATCGCGTGGACGTGGCTCGTCATCGCCCCCATGGACGCCCGGGTCACGGCGAGCCATGCCACACGCGAGGAGCCCTCGCGCCGGGTGACGCACCTGTTCATCCTGGCGGCGTCGGTCGTGAGCCTCGTGGGGGTCGCGCTCCTGCTGCTCGCGTCGCCCGACGACAAGCGGGCCCAGGCGCTCACCGCGGTGTTCGCCGTGGGGAGCATCGCGATCTCGTGGGCCGCCGTCCACACCCTGTTCGGCCTGGCCTACGCACGCCAGTACTACACGGGCACCGACGGCGGCATCGACTTCAACCAGGCCGAGCCGCCCCGGTACCTCGACTTCATGTACGTCGCGTTCACGGTCGGGATGAGCTTCGCGATCTCCGACACCAACGTGACGTCGGGCGAGATCCGGCGCACCACGCTGGGCCACGCCCTGCTGTCCTACCTGTTCGGGACCGTGATCATCGGCGCCGTCGTCAACCTGGTCGCGGGGCTCTGA
- a CDS encoding substrate-binding domain-containing protein, with protein MTHRRHLTIGVLSPVVGGFYFGKILAGISRGLRTGGHRVVAFQTYPADLDREEFPDRPPHRQIVGLDVMDGVIVVTSAVEHDVLRGVDRSGKPLVVISETVDDLGAPVVTPDNAGGVRAAVEHLLQHGHERIGFLGNPRQHDLVERHAAYEAALRARGIEPRPEWIYQTRDNQEAAGAAAARAALQEGLDTTATVAGTDRNAVGFLRSLADAGLVLPRDQALIGFDHSDGGARSRPRLSSVDPHHDRVGELAAELLLARIHGEQVGPGQHLAEATLVCRESCGCVDSTRTDLLVDGIPTSAEAAEAGTATARLDAVARAVLDDSVVLRARRGPGSTGPTGSGESAVGGWVRAVVGTMTDAAGDGTVPTPHFYRALADRTAVLRPVPEALELLVPAVRALEAELGAGTKRRGPAGSISAVVGVGGARGRPQGRSLALSDVTTEVLVALAKGCTHALLVRSGNLERAMVDQYELDLELMHADSASLRHLEWLPRGQVGPAAIALWNPPGAGPGGGALEVAGVRGSLAGRRLVGHRFPAAQFPPRALLSADALSFVIPVASDASDWGYLVIGGPVDTRATSARERYNHWAAMLAVALDQEDHLAALRAQRTELEEAALRERRLAEEISVSEERYALASVAAYDATWDWDVATGTVYFSPSWRAMLGLPADDLKTADPEEWLDRVHPEDLPAVQVALAVQLGGVGGMLDLEHRLLAADGRYLRVHCRAVTVSDGAGCPTRMVGVLTDCSDERQEITSRGEGGWMRD; from the coding sequence ATGACCCACCGACGACACCTCACGATCGGTGTGCTCTCGCCCGTCGTGGGCGGCTTCTACTTCGGGAAGATCCTCGCGGGGATCTCACGAGGACTACGGACGGGCGGCCACCGGGTGGTCGCGTTCCAGACCTATCCGGCCGACCTGGACCGGGAGGAGTTCCCCGACCGGCCGCCCCACCGGCAGATCGTGGGGCTCGACGTGATGGACGGCGTCATCGTGGTGACGTCCGCGGTCGAGCACGACGTCCTGCGGGGGGTCGATCGATCGGGCAAGCCTCTCGTGGTGATCAGCGAGACCGTCGACGACCTCGGGGCGCCCGTGGTCACACCCGACAACGCGGGTGGTGTGCGCGCCGCCGTCGAGCACCTCCTCCAGCACGGCCACGAGCGCATCGGGTTTCTCGGGAACCCGCGCCAGCACGACCTCGTCGAGCGGCACGCCGCGTACGAGGCCGCGCTGCGCGCCCGCGGGATCGAACCGCGACCCGAGTGGATCTACCAGACCCGCGACAACCAGGAGGCGGCGGGGGCGGCAGCGGCACGGGCCGCTCTCCAGGAAGGGCTCGACACCACCGCGACGGTCGCGGGCACCGACCGCAACGCGGTGGGCTTCCTGCGGTCGCTCGCCGATGCCGGCCTCGTGCTCCCCCGCGACCAGGCGCTGATCGGCTTCGACCACTCCGACGGCGGTGCCCGGTCCCGACCGCGGCTCTCGTCGGTCGACCCCCACCACGACCGGGTCGGTGAGCTGGCCGCCGAGCTGTTGCTCGCGCGCATCCACGGTGAGCAGGTGGGGCCCGGGCAGCACCTCGCCGAGGCGACGCTGGTCTGCCGCGAGTCCTGCGGCTGCGTCGACAGCACACGGACGGACCTGCTCGTCGACGGCATACCGACGTCGGCCGAGGCGGCCGAGGCCGGCACCGCCACGGCCCGCCTCGACGCCGTCGCGCGCGCCGTGCTCGACGACTCCGTCGTGCTGCGAGCCCGCCGAGGCCCGGGGAGCACCGGCCCGACCGGTTCCGGCGAGAGCGCCGTCGGTGGATGGGTGCGGGCGGTCGTCGGCACGATGACCGACGCGGCCGGCGACGGCACGGTGCCCACGCCGCACTTCTACCGGGCGCTCGCCGACCGCACCGCCGTGCTGCGCCCCGTGCCCGAGGCGCTCGAGCTGCTCGTGCCGGCCGTGCGTGCGCTCGAGGCCGAGCTCGGGGCCGGGACCAAGCGCCGTGGCCCGGCGGGGTCGATCAGCGCCGTGGTCGGGGTCGGCGGGGCGCGGGGACGCCCGCAGGGACGCTCTCTGGCGCTGAGCGACGTGACGACCGAGGTCCTCGTCGCGCTCGCCAAAGGATGCACCCACGCGCTGCTCGTCCGCTCGGGGAACCTCGAGCGGGCGATGGTCGACCAGTACGAGCTCGACCTCGAGCTCATGCACGCCGACAGCGCGTCGCTGCGTCACCTCGAGTGGCTGCCGAGGGGCCAGGTGGGGCCGGCTGCGATCGCCCTCTGGAACCCTCCCGGTGCAGGACCGGGAGGGGGCGCGCTGGAGGTCGCCGGCGTCCGTGGCAGCCTGGCCGGCCGACGGCTCGTCGGGCACAGGTTTCCCGCGGCGCAGTTCCCTCCGCGCGCGCTCCTGAGTGCCGACGCTCTCTCGTTCGTCATCCCCGTGGCGTCCGACGCGAGCGACTGGGGGTACCTCGTGATCGGCGGCCCGGTCGACACCCGTGCGACCAGCGCGCGCGAGAGGTACAACCACTGGGCAGCGATGCTCGCGGTCGCGCTCGACCAGGAGGACCACCTCGCCGCGCTGCGTGCCCAGCGGACGGAGCTCGAGGAGGCGGCGCTGCGCGAGCGACGGCTGGCGGAGGAGATCAGCGTGAGCGAGGAACGTTACGCCCTGGCCTCGGTCGCCGCGTACGACGCGACCTGGGACTGGGACGTCGCGACCGGCACGGTCTACTTCTCGCCGTCCTGGAGGGCGATGCTCGGCCTCCCCGCCGACGACCTGAAGACCGCCGACCCCGAGGAGTGGCTCGACCGGGTCCATCCCGAGGACCTTCCCGCAGTCCAGGTCGCGCTCGCGGTCCAGCTCGGCGGCGTCGGCGGGATGCTCGACCTGGAGCACCGGCTGCTGGCGGCCGACGGCCGCTACCTGCGGGTGCACTGCCGCGCCGTGACGGTGAGCGACGGCGCAGGATGTCCGACACGGATGGTCGGAGTCCTGACGGACTGCTCGGACGAACGACAGGAGATCACCTCCCGAGGCGAGGGCGGGTGGATGAGAGACTAG
- a CDS encoding LacI family DNA-binding transcriptional regulator: MTSTMVSTPSCTAFSVRPVRRRAGRVVLCALPAACCVTVATFSRPESPIATGRRPTITDVARTAGVSIAVVSYALNGRPGVSERTRRRVLQVAEDLGWRPSVAARALRGMSGTVALLLVRDEIGTASTDADLELADGLRDVLDTDLPLTVHLVDSLSEAAAGVATWWAEHRYDAVVMTGIRTDDPRLAVVERLGVLTVLVDQVSWSSAAPTAPTAPAPRTVALDPAADVKVGRHLSDLGHRHVAVLASATSLRSGHGAAVAVRDEVARRGGTTLVEPCTTLEEVATTARRLLATPDRPTAIVTSDDLGALVVLDVARRAGLAVPWDVSVVAGRDAPVLRLSTPPVTAVARPLRALGQEAGRQVLRAVGRHEGDRPDDETSREVPGGRLVLRGTTAPPR, encoded by the coding sequence ATGACATCGACCATGGTGTCCACTCCGTCGTGTACCGCGTTCTCCGTGCGACCGGTCCGCCGTCGGGCCGGTCGGGTCGTGCTGTGTGCGCTGCCTGCGGCATGCTGTGTGACCGTGGCCACATTCTCACGTCCGGAAAGCCCGATTGCTACCGGTAGGCGTCCCACCATCACGGATGTCGCCCGCACGGCCGGGGTGTCGATCGCGGTCGTCTCCTACGCACTCAACGGGCGACCGGGCGTCTCCGAACGCACCAGACGCCGCGTGCTCCAGGTCGCCGAGGACCTCGGCTGGCGACCGAGCGTGGCGGCCAGGGCCTTGCGCGGAATGTCCGGGACGGTCGCTCTGCTCCTCGTCCGGGACGAGATCGGGACTGCGTCGACCGACGCTGATCTCGAGCTCGCCGACGGGCTCCGCGACGTCCTCGACACCGACCTCCCGTTGACCGTGCACCTCGTCGACTCCCTCTCCGAGGCGGCAGCCGGGGTCGCCACCTGGTGGGCCGAGCACCGCTACGACGCCGTCGTCATGACCGGGATCCGCACCGACGACCCTCGCCTCGCCGTCGTCGAACGGCTCGGCGTCCTGACCGTGCTGGTCGACCAGGTCTCCTGGTCCTCGGCAGCCCCGACGGCCCCGACGGCCCCTGCCCCGCGGACGGTGGCCCTCGACCCGGCGGCAGACGTCAAGGTCGGCCGGCACCTCAGCGACCTGGGACACCGGCACGTCGCGGTGCTCGCGTCCGCGACGTCGCTCCGGTCAGGGCATGGCGCTGCGGTTGCCGTGCGTGACGAGGTCGCCCGGCGAGGTGGCACCACGCTCGTCGAGCCCTGCACGACGCTCGAGGAGGTCGCGACGACCGCCCGTCGGCTGCTCGCCACCCCGGACCGCCCGACGGCGATCGTCACCTCGGACGACCTGGGCGCCCTGGTCGTCCTCGACGTCGCACGCCGTGCCGGGCTGGCCGTGCCGTGGGACGTGTCGGTCGTCGCCGGTCGCGACGCCCCCGTGCTGCGCCTGTCGACCCCGCCCGTCACCGCGGTCGCGCGCCCCCTCCGCGCTCTCGGGCAGGAGGCGGGTCGCCAGGTCCTGCGCGCCGTCGGACGCCACGAGGGCGACCGCCCGGACGACGAGACCTCCCGGGAGGTCCCCGGTGGAAGGCTCGTGCTCCGTGGCACCACTGCTCCACCGCGCTGA
- the purD gene encoding phosphoribosylamine--glycine ligase produces the protein MKILVIGSGAREHAIVHSFAQEAAATGAEAHELHAAPGNPGIGELATLHAVSAVDGEAVAALATRLGADLVVIGPEAPLVAGVADAVRAAGIDCFGPSAQAAALEGSKAFAKDVMAAASVPTALAHVCTDVDQVAEALDAFGAPYVVKDDGLAAGKGVVVTDDRQEALEHAQACFATPRPGAGDPVVVIEEYLDGPEVSLFCLSDGTSVVPLAPAQDFKRAFDGDAGPNTGGMGAYSPLPWAPEGLTQEVVTRVAQPTIDEMARRGTPFAGVLYVGLALTSRGTRVVEFNARFGDPETQVVLARLTTPLSAVLRAAARGELADFPRLRWSDDAAVTVVVAANGYPSSVRTGDPITGIEGAEAVEGVHVLHAGTTLDEGTLRSAGGRVLSVVARGTDLAEARRRVYAGVDQVVLPGSHHRTDIAEKAARD, from the coding sequence CCCGGGCATCGGCGAGCTCGCGACCCTGCACGCGGTCAGCGCGGTCGACGGGGAGGCCGTCGCGGCGCTCGCGACCCGCCTCGGCGCGGACCTGGTGGTGATCGGCCCCGAGGCGCCGCTCGTCGCGGGGGTCGCCGACGCGGTGCGCGCGGCCGGCATCGACTGCTTCGGACCGAGCGCACAGGCTGCCGCGCTCGAGGGCTCCAAGGCCTTCGCCAAGGACGTCATGGCCGCCGCGTCGGTCCCGACCGCGCTCGCGCACGTCTGCACCGACGTCGACCAGGTCGCCGAGGCGCTCGACGCGTTCGGTGCCCCCTACGTCGTCAAGGACGACGGGCTGGCCGCGGGCAAGGGCGTCGTCGTGACCGACGACCGCCAGGAGGCTCTCGAGCACGCGCAGGCCTGCTTCGCGACGCCCCGCCCCGGTGCGGGAGACCCCGTCGTGGTCATCGAGGAGTACCTCGACGGCCCCGAGGTCTCGCTCTTCTGCCTGTCGGACGGCACGAGCGTCGTCCCCCTGGCCCCCGCGCAGGACTTCAAGCGCGCGTTCGACGGCGACGCCGGCCCCAACACGGGAGGCATGGGGGCCTACAGCCCGCTGCCCTGGGCGCCGGAGGGCCTGACCCAGGAGGTCGTGACCCGGGTCGCGCAGCCCACGATCGACGAGATGGCGCGCCGCGGCACGCCGTTCGCCGGCGTGCTCTACGTGGGTCTGGCGCTCACGAGCCGCGGCACCCGCGTGGTCGAGTTCAACGCGCGCTTCGGCGACCCGGAGACGCAGGTCGTCCTGGCCCGCCTCACGACCCCGCTCTCCGCGGTGCTGCGCGCAGCGGCGCGTGGTGAGCTCGCGGACTTCCCGCGCCTGCGCTGGTCCGACGACGCCGCGGTCACCGTGGTCGTCGCGGCCAACGGGTACCCGTCGAGCGTCCGCACGGGCGACCCGATCACGGGCATCGAGGGAGCCGAGGCGGTCGAGGGCGTGCACGTCCTGCACGCCGGCACCACGCTCGACGAGGGCACGCTGCGCAGCGCCGGCGGCCGCGTGCTGTCGGTCGTCGCGCGCGGCACGGACCTCGCCGAGGCACGGCGCCGGGTGTACGCGGGCGTCGACCAGGTGGTCCTGCCCGGCTCGCACCACCGCACCGACATCGCGGAGAAGGCGGCGCGGGACTGA
- a CDS encoding HNH endonuclease signature motif containing protein: MFDPSLAARPGPGVQVIAAVLSRDRTCTFPGCSVPAFRCDLDHVARPAPREPDAPEPDVRPEDLISLCRHHHVVRARSGWRPELTADGTVRWTSPTGHRYVRERLGSPTGSGLRTGTRP; encoded by the coding sequence ATGTTCGATCCGTCGCTCGCAGCCCGCCCCGGGCCAGGGGTCCAGGTGATCGCCGCCGTGCTCTCGCGGGACCGCACGTGCACGTTCCCGGGGTGCTCGGTGCCCGCCTTCCGGTGCGACCTCGACCACGTGGCCCGCCCTGCGCCGCGAGAGCCGGACGCCCCCGAGCCCGACGTCCGGCCCGAGGACCTCATCTCGCTGTGCCGGCACCACCACGTGGTCCGGGCACGGTCCGGCTGGCGCCCCGAGCTCACGGCCGACGGCACGGTGCGCTGGACGTCACCGACCGGCCACCGCTACGTCCGCGAGCGCCTCGGCTCCCCGACGGGCTCAGGGCTCAGAACAGGGACTCGCCCGTGA
- the purS gene encoding phosphoribosylformylglycinamidine synthase subunit PurS gives MGRVVVEVMPKPEILDPQGKAVVGALPRLGFTQFTGVRQGKRFELEVEGDVTPEVLAAAREAGEKVLSNPVIEDVVLVAELTAELGGESA, from the coding sequence GTGGGACGCGTAGTCGTCGAGGTCATGCCCAAGCCCGAGATCCTGGACCCGCAGGGCAAGGCCGTCGTCGGGGCGCTCCCGCGCCTGGGCTTCACCCAGTTCACCGGCGTGCGCCAGGGCAAGCGGTTCGAGCTCGAGGTCGAGGGTGACGTCACCCCCGAGGTGCTTGCCGCGGCCCGCGAGGCCGGCGAGAAGGTCCTGTCGAACCCGGTCATCGAGGACGTCGTCCTCGTCGCCGAGCTCACGGCCGAGCTGGGCGGGGAGAGCGCCTGA
- a CDS encoding glycoside hydrolase family 6 protein encodes MAAAALVAAPLALAQVPAAAAEARVANPYAGATQYVNPYWSGAVEAAAARADDDLAAKMQAISGEPTAVWMDRISAIEGNADGPGLRFHLDEALAQKDAGVPIVFNLVIYDLPGRDCYALASNGELPATDAGLVRYKNEYIDPIVDILDDPKYDSLRIAATIEPDSLPNLITNISTPDCQQSAPYYRAGVKYALDELYTVGNVYSYIDAAHAGWLGWPSNSGPAAKLFADVVRSTNAGFASVTGFVTNTANSTPLVEPFLEDVQIGGTPIRSSSFYEWNADFDEADWTAHLYDLLVAEGFPASIGMLIDTSRNGWGGDARPTAVSTSTNHNTYVDESRVDKRIHRGAWCNPAGAGIGERPQATPSGYPESHLHAFVWVKPPGESDGASTDIPNDQGKRFDRMCDPTFVSPKLSNQLTGALGGAPLAGQWFDAQFEMLVENAYPVIEGGGTTPGDVTAPTAPTGLTAGTATATSVPLSWTASTDAVGVTGYTIYRNGVQVGTSTTTSFTATGLSPATTYSFTVTARDAAGNVSTPSAARSVTTAAGQTDLPPSTPTGLTAGTTTASTVPLSWNASTDDVGVAGYVVLRNGAQVGTPTGTSFTDTGLTAGTTYSYTVRAKDTAGNLSAASAAVSATTTTVVVPPPGSCTVAYSANGWGSGFTGTVKITNTSTSTVNGWSLAFTFPSGQTITNSWSGQFTQTGANVTVTGLSWNANLAPGGSAEVGFNASHSGTNGVPAVFTLNGQACTTS; translated from the coding sequence ATGGCCGCTGCGGCGCTCGTCGCCGCTCCGCTCGCGCTCGCACAGGTTCCGGCCGCCGCGGCCGAGGCCCGCGTCGCGAACCCGTACGCCGGGGCCACCCAGTACGTGAACCCGTACTGGTCGGGTGCCGTGGAAGCGGCCGCCGCACGCGCCGACGACGACCTGGCTGCGAAGATGCAGGCGATCTCGGGCGAGCCCACGGCCGTCTGGATGGACCGCATCAGCGCGATCGAGGGCAATGCCGACGGCCCGGGCCTGCGCTTCCACCTCGACGAGGCGCTCGCCCAGAAGGACGCGGGCGTGCCGATCGTGTTCAACCTGGTCATCTACGACCTGCCCGGCCGTGACTGCTACGCGCTCGCGTCGAACGGCGAGCTGCCCGCCACGGACGCCGGGCTCGTGCGCTACAAGAACGAGTACATCGACCCGATCGTCGACATCCTCGACGACCCCAAGTACGACTCGCTGCGGATCGCGGCGACGATCGAGCCCGACTCGCTGCCCAACCTCATCACCAACATCAGCACGCCCGACTGCCAGCAGTCCGCCCCGTACTACCGCGCGGGCGTGAAGTACGCGCTCGACGAGCTCTACACGGTCGGCAACGTCTACTCCTACATCGACGCCGCGCACGCGGGCTGGCTGGGCTGGCCGAGCAACTCGGGCCCCGCTGCCAAGCTCTTCGCCGACGTCGTGAGGTCGACGAACGCGGGCTTCGCATCGGTCACGGGCTTCGTGACCAACACCGCGAACTCGACGCCGCTGGTCGAGCCGTTCCTCGAGGACGTACAGATCGGCGGCACGCCCATCCGGTCGTCGAGCTTCTACGAGTGGAACGCCGACTTCGACGAGGCCGACTGGACCGCGCACCTCTACGACCTCCTGGTCGCCGAGGGCTTCCCGGCCTCGATCGGCATGCTCATCGACACGTCCCGCAACGGGTGGGGCGGCGACGCCCGACCGACCGCGGTCAGCACGTCGACGAACCACAACACCTACGTCGACGAGTCGCGCGTGGACAAGCGCATCCACCGCGGCGCGTGGTGCAACCCCGCAGGCGCGGGCATCGGTGAGCGCCCGCAGGCCACACCGTCGGGCTACCCCGAGTCGCACCTGCACGCGTTCGTGTGGGTCAAGCCTCCGGGCGAGTCCGACGGCGCCTCGACGGACATCCCGAACGACCAGGGCAAGCGGTTCGACCGCATGTGCGACCCGACGTTCGTCTCGCCCAAGCTCTCCAACCAGCTGACGGGCGCGCTGGGCGGGGCCCCGCTCGCGGGCCAGTGGTTCGACGCGCAGTTCGAGATGCTCGTCGAGAACGCCTACCCGGTCATCGAGGGCGGCGGCACGACGCCCGGCGACGTGACGGCTCCCACGGCACCGACGGGCCTCACCGCGGGCACGGCCACGGCCACCTCGGTCCCCCTCTCGTGGACGGCCTCGACCGACGCGGTCGGCGTGACGGGCTACACGATCTACCGCAACGGCGTGCAGGTCGGCACCTCGACCACGACGAGCTTCACGGCGACGGGCCTGAGCCCCGCGACCACGTACTCGTTCACGGTCACGGCGCGCGACGCGGCCGGCAACGTCTCGACGCCGTCTGCCGCCCGGTCGGTCACGACCGCGGCGGGCCAGACGGACCTGCCGCCCTCGACGCCCACGGGTCTGACCGCGGGGACGACCACGGCGAGCACCGTCCCGCTCTCCTGGAACGCGTCGACCGACGACGTCGGCGTGGCCGGCTACGTGGTCCTGCGCAACGGAGCCCAGGTCGGCACCCCGACCGGGACGTCCTTCACCGACACGGGCCTGACGGCGGGCACCACGTACTCGTACACGGTCCGGGCCAAGGACACCGCGGGCAACCTCTCGGCGGCCTCGGCCGCGGTGAGCGCGACGACCACGACGGTCGTCGTCCCGCCCCCCGGCTCGTGCACCGTCGCCTACTCGGCGAACGGCTGGGGCTCGGGCTTCACCGGCACCGTGAAGATCACGAACACCTCGACCAGCACGGTCAACGGCTGGAGCCTGGCCTTCACGTTCCCGTCGGGCCAGACGATCACCAACTCGTGGTCGGGCCAGTTCACGCAGACCGGCGCGAACGTCACGGTGACCGGGCTGTCCTGGAACGCGAACCTCGCCCCGGGCGGGTCCGCCGAGGTCGGCTTCAACGCGAGCCACAGCGGCACGAACGGCGTGCCGGCCGTCTTCACCCTCAACGGTCAGGCCTGCACGACCTCCTGA
- a CDS encoding PadR family transcriptional regulator — protein sequence MTTATSGPAGGKSFRMTEQAYLILLSLTPEPLHGYAVIQAVAELSDGATALGAGTLYGNLDRLSGAGLVEPAGEEVVDGRLRRYYRITDDGRRAAEQETARLRELAARAQKALDTRGTAVRPTSGRLAGGLA from the coding sequence ATGACCACAGCGACGAGCGGCCCGGCCGGCGGGAAGTCCTTCCGCATGACCGAGCAGGCGTACCTGATCCTGCTCTCCCTCACCCCCGAGCCGCTGCACGGCTACGCCGTCATCCAGGCCGTCGCCGAGCTGTCCGACGGCGCCACCGCCCTCGGCGCCGGAACCCTGTACGGCAACCTCGACCGGCTCTCGGGGGCCGGCCTCGTCGAGCCCGCAGGTGAGGAGGTCGTCGACGGTCGCCTCCGGCGCTACTACCGGATCACCGACGACGGCCGCCGCGCAGCCGAGCAGGAGACGGCCAGGCTCCGCGAGCTCGCCGCCAGGGCGCAGAAGGCCCTCGACACGCGCGGCACGGCAGTGCGCCCGACGTCGGGCAGGCTCGCCGGAGGGCTGGCCTGA
- the purQ gene encoding phosphoribosylformylglycinamidine synthase subunit PurQ yields MSAPAATGLATARIGVITFPGTLDDRDAARAVRLAGGEPVSLWHADADLHGVDAVVLPGGFSYGDYLRAGAISRFAPVMDSLVDAARGGLPVLGICNGFQILTEAHLLPGSMIKNDHLAFICREQTMVVENADTAWTRDYTAGQRITVPLKNQDGQFVADERTLDELEAEGRVVFRYDGWNPNGSRRNIAGISNAAGNVVGLMPHPEHAVEAGFGPANESGPRAGTDGLGFFTSVLSTLVQA; encoded by the coding sequence ATGAGCGCCCCCGCAGCGACCGGCCTGGCCACGGCCCGGATCGGTGTCATCACGTTCCCCGGCACGCTCGACGACCGCGACGCCGCGCGTGCGGTGCGCCTGGCCGGCGGCGAGCCCGTGTCCCTGTGGCACGCGGACGCGGACCTGCACGGGGTCGACGCGGTCGTGCTGCCGGGCGGCTTCTCGTACGGCGACTACCTGCGCGCCGGGGCGATCAGCCGCTTCGCGCCCGTCATGGACTCGCTCGTCGACGCAGCCAGGGGCGGGCTGCCCGTCCTGGGCATCTGCAACGGCTTCCAGATCCTCACCGAGGCGCACCTGCTGCCCGGCTCGATGATCAAGAACGACCACCTCGCGTTCATCTGCCGCGAGCAGACCATGGTCGTGGAGAACGCCGACACCGCCTGGACGCGTGACTACACCGCGGGCCAGCGCATCACGGTGCCGCTCAAGAACCAGGACGGCCAGTTCGTCGCCGACGAGCGCACGCTCGACGAGCTCGAGGCCGAGGGCCGCGTCGTCTTCCGCTACGACGGCTGGAACCCCAACGGGTCGCGCCGCAACATCGCGGGCATCTCGAACGCGGCGGGCAACGTCGTGGGCCTCATGCCGCACCCCGAGCACGCGGTCGAGGCCGGGTTCGGCCCCGCGAACGAGTCCGGCCCGCGCGCGGGCACGGACGGGCTGGGCTTCTTCACCTCGGTGCTGAGCACGCTCGTCCAGGCCTGA